In the Equus quagga isolate Etosha38 chromosome 6, UCLA_HA_Equagga_1.0, whole genome shotgun sequence genome, ATCACAATCACTTCCATTTTCTACTTTCCCTCCAAGGCCTGACTGAAACCACCCTCTCCCACTTCCATCCTCGCCACCTAAACATCCTGGACACCTCACATAAATTCCTAGACACTTCTGATTCTGTGGTTCTAGCTATCTATTGATAAATGTTCTTTTCACATTTGTTAGGAGCATGAACAACATAATCACTATCCTAAGTTCAAATCACAGAGTTAAGTGaggaattatataaaaattaagctGTTGATTTTAAACCATTCTTGCAAAAGAACTGTGAGGgcatgtaaaataattttttaaaaaagtacacaGATTTGCTCTCTTTCCTTAGTGCGCAAGCCTGAGGTTTAAGAACAAAGACTaatagaaaacatatgaaaaagatcAGTAACAAGATGAAATCTTGGCCCAAATATGCTCTGCCACGTTTTACATACCAGTGTCTCAAATACTAGATGAGATTTTTACGATACTGCCAAAGCATCACTTGAAATactgtatacttttaaaaaatctaaagtaTAACAAAATAAATCTTGTGAATTCTTTGTAAAAACCTAATGGGAAACACTATtttgaggaaacaaaaacaaaactccaggatTCACTTTACCTTATTAGTTTGCACAAGCTTGAAAGACTCTCGCAAAGAATGAACTCAAAGTTCACTGCCAAGAGATATAAACTAACTCTctgtttaaaatatgaaaacattagtATAAAAATACAGCATTTAAGCAGTTAGCTGCTACTCTTCAGGAGAGACagcagagaaatgaggaaattttcCACACCTGCAAAATAAAGGCAATAGTAGTAGTCAGCAGAAGTTACTCATTCCACCTTATTTGATAGTATAAAAGTTTTTGgtgtacttttaaaaacaagcaaatcaGAGATTCACCTTCTGAGTGCAAGACACGGAATTCTACAACGAAGagactaatttttctttttgtttttaaagattggcacctgagcaaacaagTGTTGTTTTTATCTCAAAGATTATTCGAAGGCATTCTAGTGGGTATATTTGGGAGGAAGGTGAGAAAGAGGATAGTGATAGGAAAAAAGGTGTAATTCTTTGTATGCAAAAGTTATATATGTAATCTGTGTCAGCAATGACAatctattccatttaaaaaataaactaggtATGAAATGCTAGCTGCTTCTAATGCTGGTTCCTTGTCTTAACAAAGGGAAACACTGATGTGAACACAAGGTACCAGACAACCGCTGTCTCAAGATGACTCAGTTCCACCTTAAATTGCTGGGACACTGAGCTCCATGTTACAGTGGACCTTAATTTGAAGAATTCTTTGGcacgaaaatgaaaataaaaacagtaatcagTACAtgctgtttcatttagttctgttTGCCTTTCATATTAGAGGAAATTCTTGCCACACCTCAAAccaaaattaaggggaaaagaaagaagccagccacataAATCTGACCAAGAACACAAGCATCTTAATTTGAATCTACAAAGCTTTggataatgaaaagaaatacataattttaattcAACCCAAGTGTTTTCCAAGCAGATTATATTTGCTTAAATTGCTACAGTAATTCAAAGGACAGCCCTGTCTGGACACACAGTTACTGTGGATTTTTAAGAGACTCGGTTAAAGAATTTAGGAATTTCTGATTCACTTACTGGATTTGCAAATTCATCAACCCCTGAAAACTAAAGCAAACTCAACAGGtatgatgataaaataattttcaattttttaagataGTAGTCCTACTGTTAAACATAAAAAAGTATATTTGATTTGCTTAATATTAAAGTAGATTGCAGCCATCATAAAAGCACAATTTTTGGAAGCAATATCTGGTAAAACATTGATTAGACAAAATATTCAGGGAAAGAAGTAATATagtgaatttaattttctaactTAAGATTTACCCAATAAATAATCTGTTTAGATGTTTTTTACTTTGAATGAAAGATTCTCGGTTAATAGatcattttctgctttctctctctctctctctcaactttaaatgaaaaaaaattggcaagcCTTTGAGCCATACATCTGAGCAGTGCTCGAGGTTCTGGGTGTAGAGAAGATGGGTATTCGAACAAATTTCACTAGaaaaaatttcctcaaaaattctcaaaattgtCTCACAATTTCTCTACCGGACAAATCCCTAACAttagaatgtttttgttttcatatgaCTCTCAAAGGGACGATACTATCTAGCACCGAAGGATCTAGCTTCTTAGGTTTCAGTTAACTAAGATTTAAATGTTACTATGGCTAAAACTAATTTTGAgactttcctatttttaaaagcaaaagagtCTCACTTTCTTAGGCgttgggtgtaaagtgatatatACTACTTCAATTTTACAGAGttaaatttaaaactacttttgGAAAAATTCTGAACCATATACTAACACTTGGTTTCTTATATTCTAGTTTCTATGGCATATCAATAAAACAATTAAGTCTTTAATAAAATGCTATGAGGCTTTCTTATTACTTTAAACTTTCCAGAACAAAGTTCTACCTCATTTCAATTAACAATTTTAATTAGAACTTTCTTGATGAAGCCACGAGTGCTTTTTTCCAAGTAAGAGAAATGCTATGACACAGGAAGTTTTATAGTTATGATAGGAGAAATACACATtaatggataatttttaaaacctggtaacatatattttactttgctATAACGTACTTTGTTCACTTTACTCAAAACTGTTGAAGGACAGTTGTGACTTTAATTCTCAAATGTAAGGCTACAGATTGACGATTGCTAATGTTTTCAACACAAGGATAAAATTCAGAGTTCTGATGAGCAAGGCTCTTTTCAAAGTTCACCAGTGTAACCATCAGCTTCCCAGACCCCTCCTGACGTGGCCTGATACCACGCAGCTGcttgtctctgcctctctgcttCTACTTCATCCCTCTGGGACACAGAACCTTACAGACCTCAACTCCCTGGTGCAGTGAGACTGAAATGAAGTACGACAAGTACTTGAAAAAGTTAATATGCTATACTATAATGAgtataataaaatactataaatacataaaatattatcaGCCAGTAAGTAAAATGTACAGGGCGTTCTATACCCATTCCTGCTAATCTCCCAACATCTGGACCAAATGATCCCTACCAAGACTTTCCTGTCTCCCACAAGCAGGATTAAGCCACTGCTCCCACAGCACTGGTGCCTCTGCTGTAAGCCATATTTCCCTCTGCCTGAGAATATGGTTCGCTGTGTTGTCTCTCTTGTCCACTAAACTGTAGGCTCTTTACAGAGGGGACCATGTCTTcctgtcttcttcatttctgtgttGCCACAAACACAGTGCCTCATCCTCAAAAATAATTCAAGACAATGGTTAACTGAAATACCCCAACCAAACTAACTAAATAACTACTAATACTTGTAAGGTGCTTTACTAACCACGTTCACGCATCTAGCACTGGTCACTAGGTTCAGCAGGTGAAAGAGCACTCCCAATCAGACCCACTGGGGGCTTCCTGGACCCCCGTCTGGGTCAGCTAGCGCTCAACACTGCCTACTCTCTCACTTTACTTCCTCCCAGGACTCTCTCCTACGTCACGCATGAACACTGCAGTGTACAGACCATGGATCAATTATACGAATGAACTAAGTTAGGTGTTTGCCCCAGAGTGTGAATTCTTTAGGTCAGAAGTGAGGCCCTCCAGATTGTGTCCAGACTGGCCATACAGTCCTCTTTGCTCCTTCTACAGCTCATTACCACTTGCCATCATGcaacttttgttgcctgtgtgcTTTTGCTCATCTCTTCTATCTGGAaatctgcttccctctctccttctatGAGAATTCTAACATTCCTTCAAAGTCTACTTCAAATGCCATGTCCTTCACGAAGCCCACGGATAAGAAGGAACAATAGATGGGGTCTATTTAGAATTGCAAAAGGAAACTTTATGAGTTTCAAAATCACAGATTGTTTAAAAAGATCAAACCATTGCTATTTTGGCATTTTCTGTAGATAggaataagaataaatataataaaatatattagagttggggctggcctcatggcggagtggttaactttgcacgctctgcttcggcggcccagggtttcactggcttggatcccaggcacggacatggcatcgctcatcaggccatgtggagggggcatcccacatgccacaactagaagaacccacaactaaaatatacaactatgtactggggggatttggggagaaaaagcagcaaaaaaggggaagattggcaacagttgttagctcaggtgccaatctttaaaaaaaaaaaagaaaatatattggagtaaataatttgtttaatccTATTTTCTTGGTAAAAAAAGCAAGCAAGGTCATCATCCAGACCCAATGGGGAATGAGGTTCTAGAGGCTTGTCTGGGAGAGTGGGAAAAGGAATGGACTAAGGAAATGTGGCTGGGCAGTACCTGAGTGGTCGTGAATTAAAGTGAGACCAGTGGGCTTGGTCCTGTTTTTCTCCCGTCACACTCAGCTGCCTGAGTCGGGCAGAGTGACGGAGACAGCAGTTAACAGGGTTGGAGTTTACCAGCAGACTGAGGACATGAGGGGCCAGAAAGTCTGGGCACATGCAAAGGAGTGACACAGTGATGCACTCAGGGTCTAGGCTGGTAAGAAGGAACTGAGTATATTGGGAGGTGTGGAGGCGGGGCGGTGAAAAAACAGGATCAACGTATTTTAGGTCCCACTGAGACCAGAGAATGACTGCAGTTGGAGTTACTACACAGAGTAAGTCATAAAGACAGGAGGTAGTGGTCAGAGTATGAAGGGGCTGCAGCGCCACTAAGAACAAGGCCCAAAGTGTGGGTGTATGGAAGGAAGGGTGAGGAGATCGGAGAAAACATCACTGAAGAAAAAAGATCGAGGGCCTCTGACTAGTGGAACAGCTACTTCAAATCCCGAATACACACAGTATTTACATTCTATACAGTTTTAGTTTCTGACAAGAAACAAGCAACTAAGATGTTAGGGTTTAGGGCAGCCTTTCTCAAATGGGGTTCTGTCAGAGAAAGTGATTTAAACAACTATTTTCTCAATTATCCCAATGACGATAATAGCTAGCACCATTCTAGATGAACAGGAGATAAGTCATTTCAATACAGAGAATGATGTGTTAGGACCTTAATTCTCTCATGAAACTCTGGATGAGAAGGGTAGGGAAAAACGGTCTCAGTAAAAGAggtatcattcttttttttaaccttttcctaAATAAGATACTTATTCCATCTGGATGGCCTCCCAATCTGCAAAGCACTTTTACATGCAGATCTCACATGACTCTAACAACTACGAGGTGAGATAAGGAGGCAAGCGTTACAATTCTCACTTTATTGATGAGGCAAGAGGCAGACATGTCAAGTGACTTGACCTTTGTAAGTGACAGGACTGAAATGAAGGCCTTCAGGCTCCTCATCCAGGACACAATCCACCATTCACTACAACTTCAAGTTTCACACAAGTGTTGATCTGTCCTTCTCAAGCTGAGTGCACCCTCCTTTACAATTCCACCCCACACACCCGCCTACTCACCATATTGCATGTCTGTCTGATTCTCCACTAGACCTAAACTCCTGGGAGATAGTGtgtttttaatatctgtataTCTAGAACTTCACTCAAAAATATTAGCGGAAAGAAGAAAGCTAGGAAGGTAATAGGAAAAATGTATAGAATAACCTATTAGGAACTAAAACTTCATAGAATGTAAATATTGTGTATTTGTTATTCAAGTAGTTATTCAAGTACAGTCAGAGATGAAATAATTGGATTCTAGAAACTGTTTTATGGGGAAAATCTGAAGTCATGACTAGGTTTGGACAAAAAACATTAATAGGAAACATGATAGCTATTTTTAGTATCTCAAGCTCTCACATAAAAGGGAGTGTTTCATGTTCTTCTAAAGGGCAGAAAAGAGCATCAGCAAATAGAAGCTGCAGTGGgaaaattttggttaattttaagaaagaacCTCCTAGGTAAAGCTCTCTAAAATCTAGGCTCTCTCTTCTTGTGGGTAGTGACCATCACTGAAGGGACCAAACAGCCAGTGAGAACACCCAGCATTTACAGTAGAGGGAGCACCTGGCTGTGGGGTTGAGAGATGTAACGCTGTCATTGTAAATCTACAGTCTCGTGAGCAAGACACACTGAGATTCTCTTAAAAGATGGTTACTTAGTCTGGTTCAATGcaacatgtgattttttttttttaatacaacctTACTGGTACTTAAATATTAGTTTTGGTTTGAGCATTGCCCTTTCATTCTGGACATTCTCTTATATATTTCAATGCAGATATAGATATTACAAGTTTTATATAACTGTCaatttataaaagaattattCTAAGTTTAACTCACTTTTCTCACAAcatatttcctttctcccttgcaATAGGACAAAAACACAACATGGGCTTTTTAAGTCCAGTatgtgtcattttcttctttcttggagtCAAAGTATATTGCCAATATGAAAGTTATCAATGGGATGAAGATTATGACCAAGAGCCAGATGAAGTCTACCAACCAGAATTCCAATTTCGTCAAAATGTAGACTACAGAGTGCCTTTTCATCGGCATACTTTAGGCTGTGCCGGTGAATGCTTCTGTCCACCAAACTTTCCATCATCAATGTACTGTGATAATCGCAAACTCAAGTCTATCCCAAATATTCCAGCACACATTCAGCAAGTCTATCTTCAGTTCAATGAAATTGAGGCTGTGACCGCAGATTCACTCATCAATGCAACCCAACTTAAGGAAATCAATCTCAGCCACAACAAAATTAAATCCCAAAAGATTGATCATGGTGTATTTGCTAAGTTGTCAAATCTACTACAACTTCACCTACAGCATAACAATTTAGAtgaatttccatttcctcttccaagGTCTTTGGAAAGACTTCTTCTTGGTTATAATGAGATCTCCAGACTGCAGACAAATGCCATGGATGGGCTAGTAAACTTGACTATGCTTGATCTCTGTCATAATCATGTTGATGATTCTATGTTACAAGAAAGAATCCTTgccaaaatggaaaaattaatgcAACTCAACCTATGTAATAACAGATTAGAATCAATGCCTCTTGGTTTGCCTTCTTCACTTATGTATCTGTCcttagaaaataattcaatttcttCTATACCAGAAAATTACTTCAAAGGACTTCCAAAACTCCATGCTCTAAGAATGTCACACAACAAACTACAAGACATctcatataatatttttaatctttccagCCTCATAGAGCTCAATGTTGGACACAACAAACTGAAGCAAGCATTCTATATTCCAAGAAATTTAGAACACCTATAcctagaaaataatgaaattgaaagtacgtaaattttcattattttttaaaggtagaaagaatagtattttgaccttttaaagaacaaatctttaaaaatctatgcTTTACACATTGCTAAAAATGGTTGCTTTGAGATTGGCTAGGGAAATGGTAGAAATTGGCCTCAGAGGAAGGTGTGCTATAAACCGTACAGTCTTTTCTATTATCACCTTGAACACTGAGAAATAGTACTACAGAgcatatgaagaaatatatatatcccGAGTAGTGAGACTATAggtgattttcagttttttctttttgagattgtTTCTACTAAGAATTTAttacttaaataatttattacttattatttattaaatagccAATGAagccatcatttattttaataatataaaattcattcatagtttcattttcattttattatttgactACTGTAAAAAATAACTGAACCTAATTCcacttaaaagtattttaattactTAAACTATATCCCaacaataacattttaataaagtccaatatAGGATTATGAATGTAATGCAGCAGGATTaatttttaacttgtatttttcaGATATCAATCTTACAGTGATGTGTCCATCTGTTGATCCACTACATTACCATCATTTAACATACATCCGTGTGGACCAAAATAAGCTAAAAGAGCCAATAAACTCATacattttcctctgcttccctcATATACATAGTATTTATTATGGTGAACAAAGAAGCACTAATGGTCCAACAATACAACTGAAGACTCAAGTTTTCAGGAGATTTCAAGATGATGCTGATagtgaagatgatgatgattctCATGAAGGCCCAGAAcaagaaggaacagaagaaaacacTGACCCTCACTATGATGGAAGTCAAGAATGGCAAGAAATGATATAGGTATACATTTATgaattcacaaaatattattcaatatAAATTTAACTAATCATGCATAGCTCACAGTAATATATCTAGAATTTTGTATTAGTATAAGATCAGATTGAATATAAGTTGTTGGTAATATCTGCATCATCACATAGGATTAGAACTTACTCAAATGAtaccagtctttaaaaatagaataagtgggaataaaaaactaaactataaacaaaaatattatcatgTTGAGAAGAAAAAGTGAGTATGCCATTTCTATTAAcagttatttttctgagaatgATGAAAGTAGCAGCATTAGAAGCTAAGAACTGTAAGCCATGTGCTTTAATCACCATGAGGACAGAGTTTAAATGCCACGAGGTTATGCTAATGTAACAGGCAGCCATTCATTTAAggagtaaattattttctttgacttgATCTCCAGAAAAGCTTTCACACTTGTATTTGAGATGTCATCACCACGACATCCACCCCCTGGCCCTACCacttagatggatggatgatatttttgatttttaaaagaggcCAGCCTATTTAAGGGATCCAAAGCACATAGATTCACAAAATCAACTAGTCTTGTTTTTCTCTCAGAGCAACAAGGCATAAAATTTTAAACCCTGTATCTGAATAACTAAAAAATACCAAGTTATCTCATCACAATCCGTATTCCAGCAAATTTCAGCAGCTGTCCAAAATAGTCTTTTATGTGTTCCATTTTAACTGggataaacatttttatagtaaatTCACTAGAGAAAGGTTGCTTTGTTTTAGTTACATAAACTTTTGCTAATAAGTGCTTTGTTCACAAGGTTAAGTTAACGTTAGCCTAAGAAAGTCTATCAACATTACTAAACACTTCTATTTCTTAgcacaatatattaaaaacatatatgtatcAGCCAATGTTTGTTTACATAGCGCTAAAGTTGAATAAAGTTCCTTTAAAACTTGACAACAGACAGGCTTTGATACCTTCTTCAAAACCTTAAAATCACGTATTATTTAATCTATtactttgaagaattttaaatatgccTTATAATGAAGATGACCTAACTGCTGTGATGAACTGTCTTGATTTACCAGGCTAACATCTCACAGGATTCCTCAGATAAGGAATAAACACCAATCTGGGGCTGCCCATACAGGAAACCCAAAGAACGAAACAATTTGGACAATATGAAAAGACAGGAcaagtaaaactatattttagaAGCAGTTTTCAAGTAGTAAGTTTTTTTGGAGATGACAGTTTAAAACGAAGTGTCGAATGCTCTTTATATCTTTGAGTAGGTTACTAGCATTTAGCAGAAATAGAACACCCCCAGGGACAAGCTCAACAATCCAGAATAAACATGAACAACActggttcattcatttaatctACAGTTATCAAGTCATTTGGTATGTATGGCTTAGCAATGAGAGGTCAAAAAACGTAGCACCTATGTGCACCTGCATCACCATAAGATACAAGTGTGAAGGGAAGGGTTTGAGCAAAATTCTAGTGATGTAGGCAAAGCACACTTTCAACAgaggtaaaaaaaattttaagggggggccagcccagtggtgcagcggttaagtgcacatgttctgcttcggcagcccagggttcgcctgtttggatcccgggtgcggacatagcaccacttgacaggccacgctgtggcaggtgtcccacatataaagtagaggaagatgggcctggatgttagctcaaggccagtcttccccagcaaaaagaggaggattagtagcagttagctcagggctaatcttcctaaaaaaaaaaaaaattttaaggattaCCTCCccctttattaaaattaaaaaaaaattgggttataaatttaaacatttattaagagctAACGTGGAAAATACTGTGGGTGTTCTAGGAGATAAGAAGGATAAGACTAGTTCTTACCtagaacaatttaaaatttaatgaggagccattagggaa is a window encoding:
- the LOC124241287 gene encoding osteomodulin, which codes for MGFLSPVCVIFFFLGVKVYCQYESYQWDEDYDQEPDEVYQPEFQFRQNVDYRVPFHRHTLGCAGECFCPPNFPSSMYCDNRKLKSIPNIPAHIQQVYLQFNEIEAVTADSLINATQLKEINLSHNKIKSQKIDHGVFAKLSNLLQLHLQHNNLDEFPFPLPRSLERLLLGYNEISRLQTNAMDGLVNLTMLDLCHNHVDDSMLQERILAKMEKLMQLNLCNNRLESMPLGLPSSLMYLSLENNSISSIPENYFKGLPKLHALRMSHNKLQDISYNIFNLSSLIELNVGHNKLKQAFYIPRNLEHLYLENNEIENINLTVMCPSVDPLHYHHLTYIRVDQNKLKEPINSYIFLCFPHIHSIYYGEQRSTNGPTIQLKTQVFRRFQDDADSEDDDDSHEGPEQEGTEENTDPHYDGSQEWQEMI